The segment ACATTTTCTCGGTTAAAAAAGGATAATGGTCCACTCATTTGATAACATAAAGGACCTAATTGTAGCGAAAATAACATAAAGGACCaaactgttacaattaaataacttaaaggaccttgGGAGTAATTTAACCTTTTTTTAACTATAATTTGCCTCCTCTTGTTTAAAAGGACAAGAATTTTagggtcttcttcttcttcaaaatgCATAGAAATTGAATCTTTAACAAGTGTAACATGTTTTCTATTGGTTCATCTTTCATATAAGTTGGAGAGTGTATGAGGAAATTATGGTACTTCAATGGAAAGATTAATAAATTTATCAATTATGTTGAACTTGATGTATTCATGTATAACCTCTTCATTATTTAACTAAGTGGTATCTTGATATTTTGTTTCTTCATCAATAACCATTCTTAATTAAATTCTTTTAATTTAGTTATTGTTACCCTTTAAGTGTTAAATCTTTATTTTCCTCTGAATTTTCATTTAGGCAAGATTGTTGGAGTTGAATACTTGATTGCAACAAACAACTAAATAATCTCGATAATCCATTTTTATAAAATTCTTGATTATATTCATTTTCTTAAGCAGTGCAAAATCAATATTGAGTAAGAGATTTTATTATTCCTTCCTTTACGTGAATCAATAATGGAAAACTTTATGTGCTTAAAAACTAGATAAGGAAGACTATACTTAATCGTCTTAATCAAACACAACATAATATTCTAGTGTTCCCACCTGACGTGGTCTACATAACATTTCTTGTAAACTACACATCCTTTAATTGACTTTAATAGGACATTGTATTATTCCTTTAGATGTTTAGTATTATGAGCAACATTGTAGTCACTTAATAGCGCTTGATTAATATTCTTGAAACCATTTTTTCTCATACTATCGGTTAATTTCTACCTCTTCACTTGCATAACGGGTGATCTCATCAATTAAAGCTTTTGTGATAATAACGCCAACTCAAACAACTATGGAGGTGATTTCATTATATagaatgttagaaaatatataATTCTTTAACTAACTCGGTTTAGAGAGGCTTATTCATAATAAGGAAATATTTACACATACCCATTTTAACAAACATGGGTAGAAAATAGAAAACCCACATTTTTGGTTCCTTATCTTTTTCTCAGGGTTCATACTGGACTCTTAACTTTATTAAAGTGTTACACGTTAGTCTTTTACGTTCATCGACTAATGTATTGCATCATAAGGTTTTATAATCCAAAGCCGAATTTCTGTTGATCAAAGCGAAAGTACTAATAGAGAAAAACAAGGAAAATCATAGTAGAAGATTAATTGAAGAAACTGGTGGAGTGGGGCGGAAGTCTTGCTCATGTGGGTGGTATTACTGCAAAATCTCTAATTCTGTTTTAAATCAATCACTGAAGTTGTGAAAGTTTTTGCTTAGATTTTAGTTGGTGTTCCTGATAGTTAAGAGACTTGTTAGTTAGTAGTGGTGAGTATAAATGTTTTTTTGTCTGTGAAATTGGAAAAAACTTGTTAGAGATTTGAGAGATGTGTGTACCTGATGATGATGATTCTGTTGGAGAAGACAATGATTCCTGATGATAATGAAATGTAATATACAACTGATTTGTAAATTAAATCATCAAGTATGAAGTGGCTTAGTGGTGAACCATGATGTCCTTCAATCAAGGAGACCTTGGTTTGAATCCTAGCTCAAggcaaaattttgaatttttcttgAAGTTTTGATGTCCTTGATGATGAACAGATGCCACGCGTATGAACATGTGCCACGCCTGATTACACACATTCATAAATAAACGTCGTTTGTGAGAATTAGACGGAAATGACCTAAATGATGTCGTTTGAAGATATAAGGGACTACATTGACACTTTTAAAAGTTAagagaccaaaatgaaccccgaggtgatgttaagggactaaaaatgatatttttcctaaattttattttagaacAATCAAAGACTTCCAGAATCAAACCAACACGTCAAACATTAGGAATATTTTGTTGTTCGTACAAATCCAAACCAATAACGGAATCTAAACCAAACTATAGTGTATGAGTTGAACATTTGTTCATTTGAGACAAAAATCAAATCAACCCAATAAAATTTAATGTTAATTGATTTGAACAAAAGTTTCCAATACTCTATTCATATGTCCGTCTACTCAAACTAATCATAATTAATCCGTATATTTAGGGGTGGACAACGGGACGGGTTGGGCGGGTTCGGGCCCAAAATACTCACTCAATTCAACCCACGGTTCAATCATATAGGCCCATTTCCGCCCATTTTTTTTGTCGGGTTGGACGGGTTGGGTTATAACGGGTTGTGGGTTAATACGAACGGTTTAATCGGTTTAACTCAACAACATATTTTTTACTACAAATTACTAGAGCTTAAACCCAAAATAAATCCAAATTACCAAGAATTTAAATTCAACATTCAATGTtctatcatcaacataaatataaattacaacaAATTACTACAGTATAAATATTAATAGCCTTATAACTATTATCAATAGCCTTATAACTACTATCAATAGCCTTCCACGTATAACTCCAATCAAATTTCTCATGGCCTGGGCTCTTGTCTAAAGTAACATCCTTGCACTAGCAAATCTGTATATCAAACATATATATTGTCAGTTAGAGTTGCTCAATTTAGCACTTAGCATATGCAAAGAAATTGAAACAGAATTTAGAACTTAGCATAATACACCATTAGTAATACCATGGACATATATAGAATTTAATCTAAATCTAAGTCACACCAACAGATATTCCAAATTCAATAATATGGCAACACATAAGATTTCAAACTCAGTAACCAAGTTAATTAATAAGGGAAAACAATGAGATTAAGCTACTGTTAGCATTCTCGCTGATTTATAATGCAAATAAGGGATGGAAATATAAGGCAAAACAGTCCCTTACCATACTTACTAAAGATTTCATAATAGAATTTCAGAATAATAATAGTCCCTTAGTCAAAATAGTCCCTTAGTCAAAATAGTCCCATTCCCATTGCAAAATAGTACCTATTGCAAATAAATCAGAATTTCATAATATCAAACAAATTCTTAAATTAACTAAAGATTTACCATACTTACTCATCATTACCCATCATTGTTACAGAATTACAAGTTTGGGTTCTTGGAGATTGGAATGTCAAAGATTCACCACTAAAACACACCTAAGTGCAGCAGCATATGGGACTGTTAGATTCATATCCAGCAGCATCTGATTAATATGGGACCGTTAGATTCACCACTAAACCACTAAAACACACCACTAAAATACTCCTAAGTGCAACAGCAAAATTATAAGTTATGTTAAATTATTAATCAGATGCATAGTAAAACAGATGCAACATTCTAACTTACATAAGAGAATTAAACAGATGCACAGTTAAAGACCTAAGTGCAGCAGCATGTGAGACTGTTAGATTCATATCCATGTACTTCCCCGACAAGAGAAAAGATAGTCCTAGTGCCTGTCATTATAATATCAAGTTCAGATTATAGACATGGTGCCATTTTGTTACATAAATTCAGTCAAGAAAACATCATATTATCTAGTTTGAATCACCTGTAATGTCACTGGTAAAGCAAAATTGAAGCAAAATACGATGGATTCTTTTGCGTAATATAATAGCCCAACTAGCTTCTTCAAAATCCACGCGACAAAATATTTATTCTTTACTAGGCCATTGAGTAGTAATATTTAAGTCATGTATgacttcaaaaaaatcaaaaaacataGTTGATCTGaaaaattggataaaaaacaTTAGTATCAGTGTTATAGCATAATACTTGAGCAATATATAGCATAATAGAATACCTGAATTTTCAAGCACAACCAGGAGGTTGTGGCTGAGAATGTGATGATGAAACACTTGAATTCCCGGATCCTCCTCTTGCTCTTGCAGACATTTCTTGAAACTCTAAAATAATGACAACCAATTTTTTAGTAAGACACCTGAATTAACATCTTATTTATCTAATATAAAGTTAAATTTTTTACCTGTTATAATATCTTCTGAAAGCTCATAATCTTCCATGAGGTTCATGTCTTTGAAATATGTAAAAGAAGGCCTTAACCAATTCTGGGTGCAAATTAATGCCTCTGCCATTTCAGCTGTTAGAGAGGTCCTGTAGGTTTCTATGACTCTTCCTCCTATGCTGAAAGCACTTTCAGAAGCAACGGTAGACACCGGTGTGGCTAAAATATCTTTAGCCATTGTAGATAAAACAGGATATTGAGCTGAATTGTGTTTCCACCACACAAGAATGTCAAAATTAGGATCCTTTTTGACACACTTAGTAAAATTAAAACCCTCAAGCTCATTTTCTTGATCAATCGAGTCTTGTTCCTCTAAATGTTGCTCAAAAGCTTCGGCTCTAGCCATAACTGAAGAACATACAACAATAGCATTTGTTTCAGAAATTGGATGCTTGTCCACCACTACCAAGAGGCTGTCCAGAATTGAGTTTTTGGTCATAAGCTTGCTTATACCAATCATACAACTTTTGTAAACTCTCTTTTATAGCTTTGAGCAAGTCACTACCAAGCTTGGATCCAACTCCATACATATCCTTAAAAGTCCACTCAATAAATCTCAACTTGTATCTTGGATCAAAAATAATACCAAAATATATCATTTTGTTCATCTTATCAGCACTCCCCCAATACTTATTATACTTTTCCATCATATCCCCACCCACACTtgcaaaaatataatttaagttCATAGTAGCTTGCTGCAACTCACAATAAATGGAAGACACTTGGTGAAAACAAGTATGCAAACTCACATTTTGAGAGGTGGAAAAAATCTTAGTTGCGTCATAGAATAACTTTAGAAAATCGGAAAAAGCCCTAGCAATGTCCCAATCTTCACTACTAGGGGGTTACCTTTTCCAAAGAACTCCCTGTAGCTCGAGTCTTCATCCTCAAGTTTTTCAAATGCGAGTTGAAACTTCTCCGCAGCCTTTAGCATTAAATATGTCGCGTTCCAACGAGTTGAAACATCGAGACAAACCAACTTTTTACAAGTTATTTCAGCAAATCCAATGCATTCTTTAAACTTGGCTCCCCTTTGAGGTGATGACTTGACAAATCTAACAGCATCCCTAACACTAGTTACAGCTAAATGTTTATCTTTCAATCCCTCATTTACCACCAAGTTCAAAATATGAGCAGAACACCTCATATGAAAACATTCTCCATCCCCCATCAACCCATTCATATTTGCTATTTTTTTCTTCAGATATGTCACAACCACATCATTTGCAGTGGCATTATCAACAGTTATGGTTGACACATTCCTAATCCCCCAATCCTTTAACACTTCTTCAATCTTCCTACCTACAGTGCCACCCTTGTGGTCTGGGATTACGGCAAAGCTTATAATTCTTTTTTGGTACTTCCATTCGTTATCCACAAAGTGTGCCGTAAGGGTCAAGTAGTTGAGATTTTGTAAAGAACTCCAACAATCAGTAGTAAGTGCTACCCTATTGCAGTCAGACTTAAAAAAGgcctttaatttttctttttcatccaaGTGTAGCTGAAAACAGTCCCTAGCTACTGTACGCCTAGATGGGATGGAAAATTGGGGCTGCATTACTTTAGAATAAAATTTAAACCCTTCACGTTCCACTGCACTAAATGGCTGCTCATCTAGCACTACAAAAATTGACAAAGCACTCCTGCAAGCTTTCTTGTCAAATCTAAAGCTAACTTGAACCAGGTCACCATCTACAGTTGGGTATGTTAGAATAGTTTGTGTGGGGTCAGTTGACACAGCAAGGGGCATCTTAGGACATTTTTTAATATGATGGTTCAAGTTGGTGGTGCCGTGAGTCCTAGGGTCACACAAGTATTTTTTGTGGCAGTGTTTGCAAGCTGCAGTGGGAGCATCGACTAAGTCATCGGGTAACCTAATAAAATGTTCCCAGCAAGCAGATAATTGTCTAGAACCACTTGCACTAGATTTCCTTTTCTTTGAAGGTTGTGCATTAACTGATTCAGGTGCAACCGTTGCAGTTGAACCGACTTCATTAATTGGTAGATTTTGATTAGGCTGAACCCTCACTGAAAAAATGAAGGAGCCATAATCAACAACTACCAATCAACAACTAACAGATACAATATTTCAGTCAATGTAACTAGCAGGAGTAAAGGACTTTCAGTTGAGAATCAGAACTGTACTGCTAGGTGTGCATCCGAAAGAAGTCTTTAGTAACACATTTTGTAATTCAGAAACATATCCATTtcaatatatcattttttaagaGAAAAAGTGTTTTCAATTAATAGTGATTTCCAAACAGTGATGATTGAGTGGTTAGTACTAAGATAGTAAACAAATAAAATCTAATCCTTCTTTAAACCTTTACAAATTGCAAAAGAAAAGAGAGTATAATCTAATTCAACCCCAGTTTGCAAATAGTCTCAAAACAGCTAGCATACAGTTAATTCTCATATTAGtttaaaaaataactagcatacaagTAGCCTAAGACATGTAGTTGATAATTAGTTTGCAATTTTTCAATTTCCAATTTATCACAATGTGAATTTAACTTAGGACATGTACTTGACAATCACAGTATGCAAAGTAGAATAATGGGTTAGAATtgttacaatatttaatactaattGTTACAGGATTCCATAatactatttattattttattttcttccaaaTTACCCCAAGATTCCATAATGTTTTCAATTATATGCAATGGCCTTTGTCAACTACGTGTGTccatattattttactattacagtacatatatatatatatatatatatatatatatatatatatatatatcaataattaGTTATTATATGTTACTTTGAAATTACTtggttaaattttttatttacatGCTGTAATTATTTTGGGTGTGATTCAAAATGCACGACCTATCCTCTATTCAAATACAAGCCAAATCATTCAAACCAACAAGCCAAATTATCCAGTTTCAACATACATCAGTTTCATTTTAAACAACACAATTAAACATACACAGGTCCATCGATTAAATTGTTTTAAGTTAGTTTTCTCTTTATAGAAAAGTTGGAGTTTTAAATACTGATAATAAAATGGCAATTATTCTCCCAGCCATCAACACTCTTAGTAGTAGAAAACAAAGTAGAATATTTAGCAAATAACATACAACCCCAAATAACATATAGAATTAGAATATTTAGCAGTAGAAAACAAAGAAGAACCAACTGTAATCGAATTATGAACACAATACAAATGAGTGTGTGTTTGTGTACATCACTCAACAAATAACAACTATGAAGTAGAAATAAAACAGAACATTTGGTATGTATTTTCAATTTTGAAATTAGAAAATCAACCTAAGACAAACTTCAAAACACTTACAGTCACATTGTCCTTGCTCTAGGACTCCTTCCCTGCTATGTTGACCTTGATCCATTTACACACAATTGTCTGAAAGCCTGCAATTggctgaaataaataaaataacatgcATAAGTTCAACAAACAAATAAGACATGAAAACTATGTGGTAGAGAAACAAAGCAGAACATACTTTTGAACAGGACGACAATATACAATCAGTTATTCCTTTATAAAATGCTTTTGGAAATACCTGCAATTTAAACATTATACCAGGATTAAAACaatagaaaagagaaaaagaacaaaaaaacaaaacaacaacaaaaaaacaatatCAGAAAACAACAATTTATTAGTCtaaatcaaaacaacatataacaatatccaaaaATTACAATTTATTTAGGATAAATGGTTCATGACAAACAGGGTACCAAAGTCTCTTTACCTTGTAGTCAAGAAGAAAAAGGATGAATGAGCGATCGATATCAGAAAATGTTCATGTAGATATGAGATTGTAGATGTCCAAATCGTTGTAATGAAATGaaacaataacataaaatattagAAAACTAACACACAAAAATGATTTGAAACCCTAAATCAAAAAATCTAAAACTGAACAAAAAGACCAACCTTGgaaacttttgaagatcaaagatCGGAACTTCAAGAAGATGGTGGTTGAGTTGATGTTCTTCGTGGCGGAATTGATGATGGGGAGCGATGGTTGTGGTCGGCGGTGCTTACGTGAGGCGGTGGGTGACGAGAGAGTAAACAAAAACATACATGTGGCTGAGTGAGTGAGTGAGAGAATTAAGAAATCTCATCCACTAAACATTACTCGGGCGGATCAGGGTACCTGCGGTTCAGTCTTTTCCACCCGGGCCCGCCCATCTAAACCTGTTTAACCCGATTACTACACCCGTGCAACCCAAAGGCCCATTTGAACCCGCCCAACTCAATTTTTTTCACAGTTTTATGCGGTTTGGATTGGGCCGCGGGTCCTTGTCCAGCCCTACGCATATTCATATCGTcattatcataaaaattaatataaaaaattcaacttcaaattgaaaaaaaattgagttgTTCACATATTATAtgaaaattatgaagaaaaaaaaatagagattctacattaaagaaaatctaattctaattattttagcTAATAAGTGATTAATTGTATACTCGAAAGtctttctttatgttaaatatttttttgactaTGCTACAGAAAAATTACTAATCTATTTATGAAAAATTGCATAGTTTGTAAGAAATTATctaatgtaaataaattattttttaaatattattttactgttGTTTTT is part of the Vicia villosa cultivar HV-30 ecotype Madison, WI unplaced genomic scaffold, Vvil1.0 ctg.000287F_1_1, whole genome shotgun sequence genome and harbors:
- the LOC131626446 gene encoding zinc finger BED domain-containing protein RICESLEEPER 2-like; this translates as MESWVRVQPNQNLPINEVGSTATVAPESVNAQPSKKRKSSASGSRQLSACWEHFIRLPDDLVDAPTAACKHCHKKYLCDPRTHGTTNLNHHIKKCPKMPLAVSTDPTQTILTYPTVDGDLVQVSFRFDKKACRSALSIFVVLDEQPFSAVEREGFKFYSKVMQPQFSIPSRRTVARDCFQLHLDEKEKLKAFFKSDCNRVALTTDCWSSLQNLNYLTLTAHFVDNEWKYQKRIISFAVIPDHKGGTVGRKIEEVLKDWGIRNVSTITVDNATANDVVVTYLKKKIANMNGLMGDGECFHMRCSAHILNLVVNEGLKDKHLAVTSVRDAVRFVKSSPQRGAKFKECIGFAEITCKKLVCLDVSTRWNATYLMLKAAEKFQLAFEKLEDEDSSYREFFGKVSSIYCELQQATMNLNYIFASVGGDMMEKYNKYWGSADKMNKMIYFGIIFDPRYKLRFIEWTFKDMYGVGSKLGSDLLKAIKESLQKLYDWYKQAYDQKLNSGQPLGSGGQASNF